A stretch of DNA from Cyanobium sp. AMD-g:
CAGGAGGGGGAGTTGCCGTTGGCGTCGAGGGACTGGCGATAGAAGTCGAGGGCCTTCTCTTCTTCGCCGTTGCTCATGAAGATGATCGCCATGTTCTTGAGGATCTCGCCCCGGTCGATGCTGTTCTCCTCGAGCTTCAGGGCCTCTTCGTAGTTTTCGAGCGCTTCGGCGTAGTCGCCGTCGTTCTGGGCCGACAGACCGTCGCGGTAATAGACGTAGGCCTCCTTCGCCTTGGGATCGATCGGCAGCAGCTTGACGATCAGGTCGGCCATGACCGTGAAGCTCTTGTCGATGAAATTGTCGTTGCGCTGCGAGCGGGGCAAGGGTCGAGGTCCGGATCGTGCCTCCATCCTGCCTTGGGCGGCTGAGGGTGGGCCACGGCCAGGCTGCTGGGGAGAGCGCTGGCGCGGGCGAAGGGGTGGCGGCTCCCTAGCCTGGGGCCCCGGGCCGCGATCGCCCCGGCACCCCCTGCGTGAGCGCCACCCCCCTTGCCACCACTGCTGAGCCCTTGCTCCTCGATGTCGAGGGCATGAAATGCGGCGGCTGCGTTCGAGCCGTCGAGCAGCGCCTGCTCCAGACCGAAGGGGTGCGCCAGGCCAGCGTGAATCTGCTCACCCGCACGGCCTGGGTCGACCTGGAGCCCCGCTCCGACGGTCCCGATGGGGTCGGCGTGGATCCCCTGCCTGCCCTGCTGGGCAGCCTTGAGGGCCTGGGTTTCCAGGCCCAGCTGCGGCCCCAGGTGCTGGAGCCGGCCAGCCAGCGGCAGGAGCGCCAGGCCGACCAATGGTGGCGCCACTGGCGCCAGCTGCTGGTGGCCCTGCTCCTGCTGGTCGTCTCCGGCCTGGGCCACCTGGCCTGGCGGGGTCCGTGGCAACTGCTGGGCAGCCCCTGGTTCCATGCCCTGGTGGCCACTCTCGCCCTGGCCGTTCCGGGCCGGCCGATCCTGATCCGGGGCGCGCGCTCGGCGCTGGCCGGGGTGCCCGGCATGGACACCCTGGTTGGACTGGGGGTGGCCAGTGCCTACCTCTCCAGCCTGGTGGGCTGGCTGTGGCCGGCCAGCGGCTGGCCCTGTTACTTCAACGAGCCGGTGATGCTGCTCGGCTTCGTGCTCACCGGTCGCTTCCTCGAGGAAAGGGCCCGCTACCGCACCGGCCGGGCCATCGAGGAGCTGGGTGCCCTGCAGCCCGACCATGCCCTGCTGCTGCTGGGCGACGGCCCCCCACGCCAGGTTCGGGTGGGCGGGCTGCGCCCGGGCGACCGGTTGCGGCTGCTGCCGGGGGACCGGGTGCCGGTGGATGGGGTGGTGCTGGACGGCCGCTCCAGCGTGGATGCCTCCAGCCTCACCGGCGAACCCCTGCCGCGCTCCGTGGGGCCGGGCAGCGAG
This window harbors:
- a CDS encoding photosystem I assembly protein Ycf3, translated to MPRSQRNDNFIDKSFTVMADLIVKLLPIDPKAKEAYVYYRDGLSAQNDGDYAEALENYEEALKLEENSIDRGEILKNMAIIFMSNGEEEKALDFYRQSLDANGNSPSCLKNMGLIYEKWGRLAEETGDQDAADRWFDEAAAYWTKAVRLYPGGYLDIENWLKSSGRSNVDVYF